One genomic segment of Chitinophaga sancti includes these proteins:
- the hemG gene encoding protoporphyrinogen oxidase has translation MDTQQPVIIVGAGIAGLSIAYELQKKGIPYQILEAGDKAGGVIRSLHIDGYELDAGPNSIGATPDTLSFLEEIGLKDVVMEATAASKNRFLVRNGQLHGISPNPAKIISSKYVSGGAKWRLFTESFRKADKTTTEESVTSFVTRRFGTEIMEYVFEPVLSGIYAGNPDKLSIQEVLPTLPKWEKTYGSVTKGMMKSKGEMGGRKIIAFKGGNQVLPERLVSLLQTGVQLGCRVTGITKGANDYIVQYEENGQTQMLNAGQVIFTTPSYATADAIAGLDAGLSATLKDLHYPHMGVLHLGFGQEAKDKIPEGFGFLVPHAEHKHFLGAICNSAVFPSRAPEGKVLFTVFVGGAQQEALFEQMGAVQLQQTVVKEFMALLGLTTPPELQKFSEWHKAIPQLNVGFAATRQQIKTFEQQNPGIIVAGNYVTGVSIPGIISGAKAIAERI, from the coding sequence ATGGATACACAACAACCTGTTATCATTGTAGGCGCCGGTATAGCCGGGCTAAGCATCGCCTACGAGTTACAGAAAAAAGGAATCCCTTATCAGATACTGGAGGCAGGAGATAAGGCCGGAGGCGTGATCCGCTCTTTGCATATTGATGGCTATGAGCTGGATGCAGGACCTAATTCTATTGGTGCTACACCTGATACCTTGTCGTTTCTTGAAGAGATCGGATTGAAAGATGTAGTGATGGAAGCGACGGCTGCCAGTAAGAATCGTTTTCTTGTAAGGAACGGACAGTTACATGGTATCTCGCCCAACCCGGCTAAGATTATCAGTTCGAAATATGTAAGCGGTGGCGCCAAGTGGCGATTATTCACAGAGAGTTTCCGCAAAGCAGATAAAACGACAACCGAAGAATCGGTTACTTCTTTTGTGACCCGTCGTTTTGGTACGGAGATCATGGAGTATGTATTTGAACCGGTTTTGTCTGGTATTTATGCAGGTAATCCGGATAAATTATCGATACAGGAAGTGCTGCCCACATTGCCAAAGTGGGAAAAGACCTATGGTAGTGTGACCAAAGGAATGATGAAGAGCAAAGGTGAAATGGGGGGGCGTAAGATCATTGCTTTCAAAGGTGGTAACCAGGTATTGCCTGAGCGATTGGTATCGCTGTTACAAACAGGGGTACAATTGGGGTGCAGGGTAACCGGTATTACCAAAGGAGCTAATGATTACATTGTGCAGTATGAAGAAAATGGACAAACACAGATGCTGAATGCGGGGCAGGTGATCTTTACCACGCCATCTTATGCGACAGCGGATGCCATTGCTGGTTTGGATGCTGGTTTGTCTGCTACATTAAAAGATCTTCATTATCCACACATGGGTGTATTGCACCTTGGTTTTGGACAGGAAGCAAAGGACAAAATTCCTGAAGGCTTTGGTTTCCTGGTACCACATGCAGAGCATAAACATTTCCTGGGCGCTATTTGTAATTCAGCGGTATTCCCATCAAGGGCACCGGAAGGAAAGGTCTTATTTACAGTATTCGTAGGCGGTGCACAGCAGGAAGCTTTGTTTGAGCAGATGGGAGCAGTACAATTGCAGCAAACTGTGGTAAAAGAATTCATGGCATTGCTGGGATTGACCACGCCGCCTGAATTACAAAAATTCAGTGAGTGGCACAAAGCCATTCCGCAATTGAATGTAGGCTTTGCAGCCACCCGGCAACAAATAAAAACATTTGAACAGCAAAATCCGGGAATAATAGTAGCGGGAAATTATGTGACGGGTGTATCTATCCCCGGAATCATATCAGGGGCGAAAGCCATTGCAGAGCGGATTTAA
- the hemL gene encoding glutamate-1-semialdehyde 2,1-aminomutase has protein sequence MYEQSKKLFEHAKNVIPGGVNSPVRAFKSVGGTPIFMKSAKGAYLYDVDGNRYIDYINSWGPMILGHAYEPVIKAIQEYAGYSTSFGAPTELETKIAELIVRMVPNIEMVRMVNSGTEACMSAMRVARGFTGRNKFIKFTGNYHGHADAFLVNAGSGVATLGIQSVPGVTQTVAEDTLTVPYNNLPAVENLVKEYPDQIAAIIVEPVAGNMGCILPQQGFLEGLRYICNEHNILLIFDEVMTGFRLAKGGAQELFNIKADLVTFGKIIGAGMPVGAFAGRKEIMENVAPAGKVYQAGTLSGNPIAMIAGYTLLQTLNDNPDIYRQLAEKTAYLSGGLQSVLNAAGIVHQVNSIGSMLSVHFAEYPIIDFDAASGANNELFKRFFHAMLEKGIYLPPSAFESWFVSNALTIEDLDETIAAAKSAIASLK, from the coding sequence ATGTACGAGCAAAGCAAGAAACTTTTCGAACACGCTAAAAATGTCATTCCCGGTGGTGTAAACTCTCCGGTACGCGCATTCAAAAGTGTAGGCGGTACGCCTATCTTTATGAAGAGTGCTAAGGGAGCTTACCTCTACGATGTAGATGGCAACCGCTATATTGATTATATCAATTCATGGGGACCAATGATCCTGGGTCATGCGTATGAACCAGTCATAAAAGCCATCCAGGAATATGCGGGCTATTCCACTTCTTTCGGTGCGCCGACAGAACTGGAGACTAAGATTGCGGAGCTGATCGTGCGCATGGTACCGAATATTGAAATGGTACGTATGGTGAACTCAGGTACAGAAGCCTGTATGTCGGCCATGCGTGTAGCCAGAGGTTTTACAGGCCGCAATAAGTTCATCAAATTCACAGGGAACTACCATGGCCATGCCGATGCATTTCTGGTAAATGCAGGCAGTGGAGTGGCTACTTTAGGTATACAATCTGTGCCTGGGGTTACGCAAACTGTTGCAGAAGATACGTTGACCGTTCCTTACAATAATTTACCGGCTGTGGAAAATTTAGTGAAGGAATATCCTGATCAGATAGCCGCAATTATCGTAGAACCTGTAGCGGGCAACATGGGCTGTATCCTTCCCCAGCAAGGGTTTTTGGAAGGCCTTCGTTACATCTGCAACGAGCACAATATCCTGCTCATTTTCGATGAGGTAATGACAGGTTTCCGTTTGGCCAAAGGAGGTGCGCAGGAACTGTTCAATATTAAAGCAGATTTGGTTACCTTTGGCAAGATAATTGGCGCAGGAATGCCTGTAGGTGCTTTCGCCGGACGTAAGGAAATCATGGAAAATGTAGCACCAGCTGGTAAAGTCTATCAGGCTGGAACATTGAGCGGCAATCCTATAGCCATGATAGCTGGTTATACATTGTTGCAGACGTTAAACGACAATCCAGACATTTACCGGCAATTGGCAGAAAAAACAGCATACCTCTCAGGTGGTTTACAATCAGTATTAAATGCGGCTGGCATCGTTCATCAGGTAAATAGCATTGGTTCAATGCTGAGTGTGCATTTCGCAGAATATCCTATTATTGATTTTGACGCAGCCTCTGGCGCAAACAACGAATTATTTAAGCGTTTCTTCCATGCTATGCTGGAAAAAGGTATTTACCTGCCTCCTTCCGCATTCGAAAGCTGGTTCGTAAGTAATGCTTTGACAATCGAAGATCTGGACGAAACAATTGCTGCCGCAAAAAGCGCAATTGCGTCCTTGAAATAG
- the hemB gene encoding porphobilinogen synthase gives MIRRNRIMRATPAIRAMVAETILRPSDFIAPLFIVEGKNVKEEIISMPGYFRYSLDLIVEEVKELWSLGIKSVLLFVMVPDNLKDNKGTEAVNPDGLMQRSIKAIKEAVPGIVVMTDVALDPYSIYGHDGIVENEQIVNDATVEVLTRMSLSHAQAGADFVAPSDMMDGRILAIRNILEENNFTKVGIMAYSAKYASCFYGPFRDALDSAPGFGDKKTYQMDYANSTEAILETMQDIEQGADIVMVKPALAYLDIIRILKDNVHVPISAYHVSGEYAMIKAAAQKGWLDENKTILETLTSIKRAGASLIATYFAKDAAKLLQ, from the coding sequence ATGATTCGCCGTAACAGAATTATGAGAGCTACTCCCGCCATACGTGCTATGGTTGCGGAAACGATTTTAAGGCCGAGCGATTTCATTGCCCCCTTATTCATTGTAGAGGGGAAAAATGTGAAGGAAGAGATCATTTCCATGCCGGGTTATTTCCGGTATTCACTGGATCTGATCGTAGAAGAGGTAAAAGAATTGTGGAGCCTGGGTATTAAGAGTGTGTTGCTGTTCGTAATGGTTCCTGATAACCTGAAAGATAATAAAGGTACAGAAGCGGTAAATCCGGATGGATTGATGCAGCGTAGTATCAAAGCCATCAAGGAGGCAGTTCCTGGTATCGTAGTGATGACGGATGTGGCATTGGATCCTTATTCCATCTATGGCCATGATGGTATCGTAGAGAATGAGCAGATCGTAAACGATGCAACTGTGGAAGTACTGACCCGTATGAGCCTTAGCCATGCGCAGGCAGGTGCCGATTTTGTAGCCCCAAGTGATATGATGGACGGCCGTATTCTGGCTATCCGCAACATCCTGGAAGAAAATAATTTTACCAAGGTAGGTATCATGGCATATAGTGCCAAATACGCTTCCTGTTTCTATGGCCCGTTCCGCGATGCACTTGATTCTGCACCAGGCTTTGGTGATAAGAAAACTTACCAGATGGATTATGCAAATTCCACAGAAGCGATCCTGGAAACAATGCAGGATATAGAACAAGGCGCGGATATTGTAATGGTAAAACCGGCATTGGCTTACCTGGATATTATCCGTATTTTGAAGGATAATGTACATGTACCGATCAGTGCTTACCATGTAAGTGGAGAGTACGCCATGATCAAGGCAGCTGCACAAAAAGGATGGCTGGATGAAAACAAGACCATACTGGAAACACTAACCAGCATCAAGCGTGCAGGAGCCAGCCTGATTGCTACTTATTTTGCGAAAGACGCAGCTAAATTATTACAATAA
- the hemF gene encoding oxygen-dependent coproporphyrinogen oxidase translates to MSVKEKFISLIHQLQDDICTALEKIDGKATFREDRWERPGGGGGKTRVIVDGNVFEKGGVNTSVVEGELPEVMAKQFGVTGGQFMACGISLVIHPLNPYVPTVHANWRYFELYDAQGNIKDSWFGGGADLTPYYLDEEDGKHFHRTFKNACDPFGAALYPLYKKQCDEYFVNKHRNNETRGIGGIFYDYLRPDASRTAEDLYLFSKATGEAFIPAYLPIVEKTKDLPYTTANKDWQEYRRGRYVEFNLIHDRGTLFGLKTNGRIESILMSLPPRARWEYDYHPEPGSAEARMVEYLQPREWA, encoded by the coding sequence ATGAGCGTTAAAGAAAAATTCATTTCCTTAATACACCAGCTGCAGGATGATATCTGTACAGCATTGGAAAAGATTGATGGGAAAGCGACCTTCCGCGAAGATCGCTGGGAACGCCCCGGTGGCGGTGGTGGTAAAACCCGCGTGATCGTAGATGGTAATGTGTTTGAGAAAGGTGGTGTAAATACTTCGGTCGTAGAAGGAGAATTGCCGGAAGTAATGGCGAAACAGTTTGGTGTAACCGGCGGTCAGTTTATGGCCTGTGGTATCTCGCTGGTGATCCATCCGCTCAACCCTTATGTACCTACTGTACATGCCAACTGGCGTTACTTTGAGCTGTACGATGCACAGGGTAACATTAAAGATAGCTGGTTTGGTGGTGGTGCGGATCTCACGCCTTATTACCTGGATGAAGAAGATGGCAAACACTTCCATCGCACATTTAAAAATGCCTGCGATCCTTTTGGAGCAGCATTGTATCCGCTCTATAAAAAACAATGCGATGAATACTTTGTAAACAAGCATCGCAATAATGAAACACGCGGCATAGGCGGTATCTTCTACGATTACCTCCGCCCTGATGCCAGCAGAACTGCGGAAGACTTATATCTTTTTTCCAAAGCTACCGGGGAAGCTTTTATTCCCGCTTACCTGCCCATCGTGGAAAAAACAAAAGATTTACCTTACACCACTGCCAATAAAGACTGGCAGGAATACAGGAGAGGTCGTTATGTAGAGTTCAACCTGATCCATGACAGAGGTACTTTATTTGGTCTCAAAACCAATGGCAGAATTGAATCTATCTTAATGAGCTTACCGCCCAGGGCCCGATGGGAGTATGATTATCACCCGGAACCAGGTAGTGCTGAAGCCAGGATGGTAGAATACCTGCAACCACGTGAATGGGCATAA
- the hemH gene encoding ferrochelatase translates to MEAKSDIGIILMNLGSPDSTAVPDVKRYLNEFLMDKRVIDYPYLFRLLLIKGIIVPRRAPKSAEAYQSIWWPEGSPLIVLTKQLQNAVRHDLDMPVEIAMRYGNPSQEAAYENLLKQNPNLKEVVLLPLYPHYAMSSYETAVEHAKSIHKKKKYPFKLTVVPPYYKEPDYIHALAESMRPYVTKDFDHLLFSYHGVPERHIHKGDITGKHCLQVADCCHVDSPAHDYCYRHQVHITAELVAEKLKIPREKWSVSFQSRLGREEWLKPYTAVKLEELPKQGVKRLLVACPAFVSDCLETLEEIAVEGKHSFISSGGDSFTMIPCLNIHPLWVQAIVKWMGALQANN, encoded by the coding sequence ATGGAAGCTAAATCTGATATAGGAATCATTCTGATGAACCTGGGTTCACCGGATTCTACCGCAGTACCTGATGTGAAGCGATATTTAAATGAATTTCTGATGGACAAAAGGGTGATCGATTACCCTTACCTGTTCCGTTTATTGCTGATCAAAGGTATCATAGTACCCCGGCGTGCGCCGAAGTCCGCTGAGGCATATCAATCCATCTGGTGGCCGGAAGGCTCTCCCCTGATCGTGTTGACAAAGCAATTGCAGAATGCTGTACGCCACGACCTGGATATGCCTGTAGAAATAGCCATGCGTTATGGTAATCCCTCTCAGGAAGCGGCATACGAAAATCTGTTAAAGCAGAATCCCAACCTGAAAGAAGTGGTATTACTGCCGCTGTACCCGCACTATGCCATGTCATCTTATGAAACGGCGGTGGAGCATGCGAAGAGTATACATAAAAAGAAGAAGTACCCGTTCAAACTCACGGTCGTACCTCCTTATTATAAAGAACCTGATTACATCCATGCACTGGCAGAGAGCATGCGTCCTTACGTAACTAAGGACTTTGATCACCTGCTGTTCAGTTATCATGGAGTACCGGAAAGGCATATACACAAAGGCGACATTACAGGCAAACATTGCCTTCAGGTAGCCGATTGTTGTCATGTAGATTCACCGGCGCATGATTATTGTTATCGTCATCAGGTACATATTACTGCAGAACTGGTAGCAGAAAAACTGAAAATTCCACGGGAGAAATGGAGTGTATCTTTCCAGTCCAGACTGGGTAGGGAAGAATGGCTCAAGCCATACACGGCTGTAAAACTGGAAGAGTTGCCAAAGCAAGGTGTAAAACGCCTGCTGGTAGCCTGTCCGGCTTTCGTATCCGATTGCCTCGAAACGCTGGAAGAAATAGCGGTGGAAGGAAAGCATTCTTTTATCAGTAGCGGTGGAGATAGTTTCACTATGATCCCCTGTTTGAATATACACCCACTATGGGTGCAGGCAATCGTGAAGTGGATGGGGGCGTTGCAAGCCAATAATTAA
- the hemA gene encoding glutamyl-tRNA reductase yields the protein MQGSQSKDIAHYHIVGINYKKTDAAIRGSFAINQAQYGQLLEQAKTAYLDDVFVLSTCNRTEIYGFAEDPQQLVEMVCRQTDGDCNLFSQLSYVKSGEEAIKHLYQVGTGLDSQILGDYEIIGQIRNATRFAKTNGCLGGFQERLVNSVLQVSKLIKNETALSAGTVSVAFAAVRMLEYKVPDILNKKILLVGVGKIGRNTIKNMMDYLGVTDVTLVNRTLATAEEFARQHGLRHAPYEHLAEELNRADIVLVASNAPEPNILKQHFEGAGPKLIIDLSIPFNVAPEVSELPHISLVNVDELSKIQDETLQMRQQEVPKALSIIEEHMNEFLYWYKMRKHAVVLKAVKDKLQEIHTKEIREQKNGAQYKLEDMEAVSSRIIQKMINLMAGKVRRETDKSDQYIAMINDIFEAGVKQD from the coding sequence ATGCAGGGTAGTCAATCAAAGGATATAGCCCATTATCATATAGTTGGTATCAACTATAAAAAGACAGATGCAGCTATAAGGGGGTCGTTCGCAATCAATCAGGCACAATACGGGCAATTGCTCGAGCAGGCAAAAACTGCGTACCTCGATGATGTGTTCGTACTTTCCACTTGTAACAGAACAGAGATCTATGGCTTTGCTGAAGATCCACAACAACTGGTAGAAATGGTGTGTCGTCAGACTGATGGCGATTGCAATCTTTTCAGCCAGCTCTCCTATGTTAAATCGGGCGAAGAAGCTATCAAGCACCTGTACCAGGTAGGTACCGGTCTCGATTCTCAGATCCTGGGTGACTATGAAATCATCGGTCAGATCCGCAACGCTACAAGATTTGCAAAAACCAACGGATGCCTTGGCGGTTTCCAGGAGCGACTTGTAAATAGTGTACTGCAGGTATCAAAACTGATTAAGAATGAAACCGCCCTCAGCGCCGGTACCGTATCTGTCGCTTTTGCCGCTGTACGTATGCTGGAATATAAGGTGCCGGACATTCTCAATAAAAAGATTTTACTGGTAGGTGTCGGAAAGATAGGACGCAATACTATTAAGAATATGATGGATTACCTCGGGGTAACAGATGTGACACTGGTGAACAGGACACTCGCTACTGCCGAAGAATTCGCCAGACAACACGGGCTACGCCACGCTCCCTACGAGCACCTGGCAGAAGAGCTGAACAGAGCCGATATTGTTCTGGTAGCCTCCAATGCACCGGAACCCAATATCCTCAAACAACACTTTGAAGGTGCAGGTCCTAAACTAATTATCGACCTCTCTATTCCTTTCAATGTGGCACCGGAAGTCAGTGAACTCCCACATATTTCCCTGGTAAACGTAGATGAATTGTCTAAGATACAGGACGAAACATTGCAGATGCGCCAGCAGGAAGTGCCAAAAGCACTCTCTATCATAGAAGAGCATATGAACGAGTTCCTCTACTGGTACAAAATGCGTAAGCATGCAGTCGTACTCAAAGCCGTAAAAGATAAGCTACAGGAAATCCATACCAAAGAGATCCGGGAGCAAAAAAACGGCGCACAATATAAACTGGAAGATATGGAAGCTGTCTCGTCGCGTATCATCCAGAAAATGATCAACCTGATGGCTGGAAAGGTGCGCCGTGAAACAGATAAAAGTGATCAGTACATCGCGATGATCAACGATATATTTGAGGCAGGAGTTAAGCAGGATTAA
- the hemC gene encoding hydroxymethylbilane synthase encodes MSKEIKIGTRESQLALWQANKVKDLLEAQGYTTVLVPIKSEGDIDLVTPLYEIGVQGIFTKSLDIALLNGRIDIAVHSLKDVPTQLPTGIIQAAVLERGPVKDLLVYKTDTAFLDQPEYVANIATSSVRRKAQWLRKYPQHQLHNLRGNVNTRLQKLAAEHWDGAIFAAAGLERIGVRPPTSVEIDWMLPAPAQGAVVSVCRENDDYCRQALEALNDLSTALCTRIERDFLRTLMGGCTTPISAYASIKNGVVEFNGELCSLNGDTLLSIADSAPLEEAAVIGKRAAEKILTQGGDKIVAQIKNGK; translated from the coding sequence ATGAGTAAAGAAATTAAGATCGGCACAAGGGAAAGCCAGCTCGCACTGTGGCAGGCTAATAAAGTTAAAGACCTCCTGGAAGCACAGGGATACACCACTGTGCTGGTGCCTATAAAAAGCGAAGGCGATATAGACCTCGTCACTCCACTGTATGAGATAGGCGTACAAGGCATATTTACCAAAAGCCTTGATATCGCATTGCTGAACGGACGAATTGATATCGCCGTACATTCTCTCAAAGACGTTCCCACTCAACTGCCTACAGGTATTATACAGGCCGCTGTTCTTGAAAGAGGCCCTGTAAAAGACCTGCTGGTATATAAAACAGATACCGCTTTCCTGGATCAACCGGAATATGTTGCGAATATCGCTACCAGTAGCGTACGTCGTAAAGCACAATGGTTGCGTAAATACCCACAACATCAGCTGCATAACCTGCGTGGTAATGTGAATACACGCCTGCAGAAACTGGCTGCTGAACACTGGGATGGCGCCATCTTTGCTGCTGCCGGCCTGGAAAGAATTGGTGTACGCCCCCCTACTTCTGTAGAGATAGACTGGATGCTGCCGGCACCTGCACAGGGAGCTGTAGTGTCTGTATGCCGTGAGAATGATGATTACTGCCGTCAGGCACTGGAAGCACTGAATGATCTGTCGACTGCATTGTGCACACGTATTGAACGCGACTTTTTACGTACGCTCATGGGTGGTTGCACCACCCCGATCAGTGCATATGCATCTATTAAAAATGGAGTGGTGGAATTCAATGGTGAGCTGTGTAGTCTGAATGGGGATACGTTGCTGAGTATTGCTGATAGTGCGCCTTTGGAAGAGGCCGCGGTTATTGGGAAGCGTGCTGCTGAAAAAATTCTCACACAAGGTGGGGATAAAATTGTAGCGCAGATAAAAAATGGCAAATAA
- a CDS encoding dienelactone hydrolase family protein, which produces MMKTICTLLLCIIVSFAKAQTPDYSAYSYEEYIHNGDTLRYRMLTPLHYDIHKKYPLIVFLHGSGERGRDNAAQLTHGGALFLKDSIRDKYPAFVIFPQLPNDSTWGPFERSGNGRMFPADAPPTASGRLVGELVDSLNKSGKIDTKKVYIGGLSLGGMGTFDLLARYPQKWAAGFPICGAGNVENAKKFKTVPVWIFHGDADPAVPVQGSRDYYAALKGLKAEVKYSEYPGVGHNSWDNAFAEPDLIPWLFSHKRK; this is translated from the coding sequence ATGATGAAAACAATTTGTACCCTGCTGCTATGCATAATAGTATCTTTCGCCAAAGCACAGACACCCGATTACAGCGCATACAGTTACGAAGAATATATTCACAATGGTGATACCCTTCGCTACCGCATGCTCACACCTTTACACTATGATATCCACAAAAAGTATCCCCTCATCGTATTCCTCCATGGATCAGGTGAACGTGGCCGTGACAATGCCGCCCAACTCACCCATGGTGGCGCATTATTTCTCAAAGACTCCATCCGTGACAAATACCCTGCCTTCGTCATCTTCCCGCAACTACCCAACGATTCTACCTGGGGACCGTTCGAACGCTCAGGTAATGGCCGTATGTTCCCCGCTGATGCACCTCCTACCGCATCAGGCAGATTAGTAGGAGAGTTGGTAGACAGTTTAAATAAATCAGGAAAGATCGATACTAAAAAAGTCTATATCGGCGGCTTATCGCTGGGAGGCATGGGTACATTCGACCTGCTGGCACGCTACCCGCAAAAGTGGGCGGCTGGTTTCCCCATCTGCGGGGCTGGTAATGTGGAAAATGCAAAGAAATTTAAAACGGTGCCTGTCTGGATATTCCATGGAGATGCAGATCCTGCCGTGCCTGTGCAAGGTTCAAGGGATTATTATGCAGCACTGAAAGGATTGAAAGCGGAGGTAAAATATTCAGAATATCCGGGTGTAGGTCACAATAGCTGGGACAATGCTTTTGCCGAACCGGATTTAATACCATGGTTATTCTCACACAAGCGTAAATAA
- a CDS encoding uroporphyrinogen-III synthase translates to MANKYNILSTKTLPAILHELAEENGALLRIHNFVEIAPVFISPEFQEAINQLIQSCNVTVFTSANAVLSIKGVTAPAQICCLSGNTLETVQRIFPNATIVATADHAAELANQMIATRNIHSAVFFCGNKRRDTLPDLLQQHHIDLKEVVVYETIPVPVPIEGHIDGVLFFSPSGVEAYFQYNQLAPDTVCFAIGQTTGDALKAYTSKVVVMNEEKPSAKNLLQLAITYFKNHN, encoded by the coding sequence ATGGCAAATAAGTACAACATATTAAGTACAAAAACGCTACCGGCTATTCTTCATGAATTAGCTGAGGAAAATGGTGCCCTGCTTCGCATACATAATTTTGTAGAGATAGCACCCGTTTTCATTTCTCCTGAATTTCAGGAGGCCATCAATCAGCTGATACAATCATGCAATGTCACCGTTTTTACCAGCGCAAATGCTGTGTTAAGTATTAAAGGTGTTACTGCCCCCGCACAGATCTGTTGCCTGTCAGGCAATACACTCGAAACTGTTCAACGAATATTTCCAAATGCTACGATCGTTGCCACTGCCGATCATGCTGCAGAACTGGCCAATCAAATGATCGCCACCCGCAATATCCATTCTGCTGTTTTTTTCTGCGGCAACAAACGTCGTGATACATTGCCGGATCTGCTTCAACAACATCATATCGATCTGAAGGAAGTCGTGGTATATGAAACGATACCTGTTCCGGTTCCCATTGAGGGACACATTGATGGGGTGCTTTTCTTCAGCCCCAGTGGCGTAGAAGCTTATTTTCAGTATAATCAACTGGCACCTGACACGGTTTGCTTCGCTATCGGACAGACTACCGGCGATGCGCTGAAAGCATATACCAGTAAGGTGGTCGTGATGAATGAAGAAAAACCATCGGCAAAGAACCTGCTACAACTTGCAATAACTTATTTTAAAAATCATAACTGA
- the hemE gene encoding uroporphyrinogen decarboxylase: MSALKNDLLLRALRGEKTERTPVWMMRQAGRYLPDYIKLREKYSFFERCMKPELATEITVMPVHQVGVDAAIIFSDILVVPQAMGLEVQLIEKTGPVLPDPIRTVEDMKRICVPDVNDKLGYVFDALRMTKQALDGAVPLIGFAGAPWTLLCYMVQGRGSKTFDGAKQFCYQQPAVAHQLLQMITDTTIIYLKEQVKAGADLVQIFDSWGGMLSPEDFEIFSLQYMRQIVAALKDVCPTILFAKGAWFALEEMAATGAHGLGIDWCIKPELARQFAGPNVTLQGNFDPAKLLAPIPEIEKAVKNMLKSFGGHRHIANLGHGILPNVPVDHAKAFVETVKAY; encoded by the coding sequence ATGAGTGCATTAAAGAATGACCTTTTACTGAGAGCTTTACGCGGAGAAAAAACGGAACGTACACCAGTATGGATGATGCGCCAGGCCGGCCGTTATCTCCCTGATTATATCAAGCTGCGGGAAAAATATTCCTTCTTTGAACGCTGTATGAAACCTGAACTGGCTACAGAAATCACTGTGATGCCTGTACACCAGGTAGGCGTTGATGCTGCCATTATCTTCTCCGACATTCTCGTGGTACCACAGGCTATGGGCCTCGAAGTACAACTGATCGAAAAAACCGGCCCGGTTTTACCAGATCCGATCAGAACTGTGGAAGACATGAAAAGGATATGCGTTCCCGATGTAAATGATAAACTCGGTTATGTATTCGATGCCCTGCGCATGACCAAACAGGCACTGGATGGTGCTGTTCCTTTGATCGGTTTTGCAGGCGCACCATGGACCCTGCTCTGCTATATGGTACAAGGGCGTGGTTCCAAAACATTTGATGGTGCAAAACAATTCTGCTATCAGCAACCAGCAGTGGCACATCAGCTACTGCAAATGATCACAGATACCACGATCATCTATCTGAAAGAACAGGTAAAAGCCGGTGCTGACCTCGTACAGATCTTTGATTCATGGGGTGGTATGCTGAGCCCTGAAGACTTCGAAATTTTCTCTCTCCAATATATGCGCCAGATCGTAGCTGCGCTGAAAGATGTATGTCCTACCATTCTCTTTGCAAAAGGAGCCTGGTTCGCACTGGAAGAAATGGCTGCAACCGGCGCCCATGGTCTCGGTATAGACTGGTGCATTAAACCGGAACTGGCAAGACAGTTTGCAGGTCCGAACGTAACTTTGCAGGGTAATTTCGATCCTGCCAAATTACTGGCACCGATTCCGGAAATAGAAAAAGCAGTGAAGAACATGCTGAAAAGCTTTGGTGGACACAGACACATTGCCAACCTGGGACACGGCATTTTGCCAAACGTTCCGGTAGACCATGCAAAAGCATTTGTTGAGACTGTAAAAGCGTACTAA